One region of Natronorubrum aibiense genomic DNA includes:
- a CDS encoding HTH domain-containing protein, which produces MSVNEYLATTSPAVDLDSEASLRIDCYVRPTTPTNVTGAINDVVERLRRLSDAGQIDAYRSTHWPPECHTVDAADDDRPTTRDELVCEFERWAAQHGHSLEPAFRRREVQQSLLESDCDDSRERLRVPFISLAIYEDDDETGEETLRGVVPYTEHPQTDDERTYTVDEWLSAVEPSDSEPLTERTTPEQPTRLGGHQ; this is translated from the coding sequence ATGTCGGTCAATGAGTATCTAGCGACGACGTCACCTGCTGTCGACCTCGATTCGGAGGCGAGCCTTCGGATCGACTGCTACGTGCGGCCGACGACCCCGACGAACGTTACCGGGGCGATCAACGACGTCGTCGAACGGCTCCGGCGACTCTCCGATGCCGGGCAGATCGACGCCTATCGGAGCACCCACTGGCCGCCCGAGTGTCATACCGTCGATGCAGCCGACGACGACCGGCCGACGACACGTGACGAACTCGTCTGCGAGTTCGAGCGCTGGGCTGCCCAACATGGCCATTCGCTCGAGCCGGCGTTCCGTCGACGAGAGGTCCAGCAGTCGCTGCTCGAGTCCGACTGTGACGACTCACGCGAACGACTGCGGGTGCCGTTCATCTCGCTTGCGATCTACGAGGATGACGACGAGACGGGCGAGGAGACGCTTCGCGGCGTCGTTCCGTACACGGAACACCCGCAGACGGACGACGAGCGGACCTACACCGTCGACGAGTGGCTGTCCGCAGTCGAACCGTCCGACTCAGAACCGCTCACCGAACGCACCACTCCCGAGCAGCCGACACGGCTGGGAGGCCACCAATGA
- a CDS encoding helix-turn-helix domain-containing protein has protein sequence MMSTSTQQFTVPDDLMSPQTKLVYLSLLVLEEPTVTELQELLALPKLTLLSVLESLVSKDLARRTEGGYVGQ, from the coding sequence ATGATGTCCACGAGTACACAACAGTTCACCGTTCCGGACGATCTCATGTCGCCACAGACGAAACTGGTCTATCTCTCCCTCCTCGTGTTGGAGGAGCCGACGGTGACGGAACTCCAGGAGTTGTTGGCACTCCCGAAGCTAACGCTGTTATCCGTTCTCGAGTCGCTCGTCTCGAAGGATCTCGCACGGCGAACGGAGGGTGGCTATGTCGGTCAATGA
- a CDS encoding DUF7111 family protein translates to MTDDRTAEADGITASYDETETERLLEFAAIGETSTARPGATAAIAQNREGYAMLKVRPTADGDELERYYGFDMALDHAAELLGVSPHDLPIPTAAEDMGM, encoded by the coding sequence ATGACCGACGATCGAACGGCCGAAGCGGACGGTATCACGGCGAGCTACGACGAAACCGAGACGGAACGACTTCTCGAGTTCGCAGCGATCGGCGAGACGTCGACGGCCCGTCCCGGTGCGACTGCTGCGATCGCGCAGAACCGCGAGGGGTACGCGATGCTGAAAGTACGCCCAACTGCCGACGGCGACGAACTCGAGCGCTACTACGGGTTCGACATGGCACTCGACCACGCCGCGGAACTGCTGGGCGTCTCACCGCACGACCTTCCGATCCCGACGGCGGCCGAAGACATGGGAATGTAA
- a CDS encoding DUF3267 domain-containing protein, producing MSRTESPKTARLIATFRQTQAVAIQWVVVSAIGFFAFAYGFGHVLAAIRGRPLEPIIISPFAPPDVLVWLAISGVLVALVVVPHELLHGVVMAYYGAEPEYGVGVSHFVLPYAYAKTRTTSYTRNQMLAALLAPFVGITAVGLVAMVVYPSPLVLVPLAANAAGSIGDLWMAAVLLQYPADVRVAPLPDADVQGFGIYGSSDRDRRFPGARVISTVVTGAVGTLSVLSIVLVGWVLVSLAVGSGTVVIGDPNGGWLLFRHERHAHGAVHLEVGATLVLAVTTLGGLGWALVRAGYRALVAATTRS from the coding sequence GTGAGCCGGACGGAGTCACCGAAGACGGCGCGACTGATCGCGACGTTCCGCCAGACGCAGGCGGTCGCGATTCAGTGGGTCGTCGTCTCCGCGATCGGTTTTTTCGCCTTCGCCTACGGCTTCGGGCACGTTCTCGCAGCGATTCGAGGGCGGCCGCTCGAGCCGATCATCATCTCGCCGTTCGCGCCGCCGGACGTGCTCGTCTGGCTCGCGATTTCGGGGGTGCTGGTCGCGCTCGTCGTCGTTCCACACGAGTTGCTCCACGGGGTGGTCATGGCCTACTATGGCGCCGAACCGGAGTACGGTGTCGGCGTGTCACACTTCGTCTTGCCGTACGCGTACGCGAAAACACGGACGACGAGTTACACGCGAAATCAGATGCTCGCCGCCCTGCTCGCGCCGTTCGTGGGGATTACGGCCGTCGGACTCGTAGCGATGGTCGTCTATCCGAGCCCGCTGGTGCTCGTCCCGCTCGCAGCCAACGCTGCTGGCTCGATCGGTGATCTCTGGATGGCCGCCGTTCTGTTACAGTATCCGGCCGACGTCCGCGTCGCACCGCTGCCCGACGCCGACGTACAGGGCTTTGGCATCTATGGCTCGAGCGACCGTGATCGTCGCTTCCCGGGTGCACGCGTCATCTCGACGGTCGTCACCGGCGCGGTCGGCACCCTCTCGGTGCTGTCGATCGTGCTCGTTGGCTGGGTGTTGGTGTCGCTCGCCGTCGGGTCGGGAACCGTCGTGATCGGCGATCCGAACGGGGGCTGGCTCCTCTTTCGACACGAACGCCACGCCCACGGCGCTGTCCACCTCGAGGTCGGCGCGACGCTCGTACTCGCCGTGACAACGCTCGGCGGCCTCGGCTGGGCGCTCGTCCGAGCGGGGTATCGAGCGCTCGTCGCGGCGACGACCCGGTCGTAA
- a CDS encoding PadR family transcriptional regulator produces MSKWLQSGRRRDVCILLAGSADGELRGQQLKSRLESHYDDHLEPKSFYGSLSALVDAGLVEKRTDGIHDVYALTEGGERRLRAHYNWMRACLDGDADSD; encoded by the coding sequence ATGTCCAAGTGGCTCCAAAGCGGCCGCCGTCGCGACGTCTGCATCCTGCTCGCTGGGTCGGCTGATGGCGAACTACGTGGCCAGCAGCTGAAATCGCGCCTCGAGTCGCACTACGATGACCACCTCGAACCGAAATCGTTCTACGGGTCGTTGTCGGCGCTCGTCGACGCGGGACTCGTCGAGAAACGAACGGACGGGATCCACGACGTCTACGCGCTCACGGAGGGTGGTGAACGTCGGTTGCGAGCGCACTACAACTGGATGCGTGCGTGTCTCGACGGCGACGCGGATTCTGATTAG